The Candidatus Brocadia sp. genome includes the window AACTGTTAGATAAAACGGATAGGAGGTATTCAATGAGTTGGGTTTATCTGATCTTAGCAATACTTTTAGAAGTCTCAGGTACCACATGCATGAAATTATCCCAGGGTTTCACGAAACTATTGCCATCGGTATTGCTCTTTATCCTCTATGGATTTAGTTTTACTTCGTTTTCCTTTGCCCTCAAAAAGCTTGATGTAAGCGTTGCCTATGCGGTATGGTCGGGGCTGGGAACGACCCTTATAACAATAGTGGGAATTACGTGGTTTAGGGAGCCGTTAAATTTCTTAAAGATAATTTCGATTGGACTGATTATACTAGGCGTGATTGGTTTGCGTTTGAGCGGGGGAATACAGTAATCGCAAGGGAACCGTCTCCATCCTTGGCAAACGCTATTTGATGCATTATTGCTAACGACCACGGCAGGACGTTTTTTCCTAATCTCTCCACCGACAGAGGGATCAAAATTAACCCACCAGACCTCACCTCTTTTCATGGGTTATGTCCTTAAAAGTTGTTTCAGCCCAATCCAAGGCTTTTGCCTCTCTCTTTTTGTCTTTTGACATTTGGGAGTATGCCAATTCCAGATTTGGACGAACTACGTGCGGACGAACTAATTCCTCAACAAATTTGCTAATCTTGCGGGGGCCTATGGTCTTATGAAGACCTTCATAAACTTCCTCATCTATGGTTATTGTCAACTTTTTTTGCATTGAAATCCTCCTTTCTATATACGTGTAGTATACGTGCTGATTGTAGATGTGTCAATGGTAGGACAGATAACAGGATGATCTATTTTAGCAGGGAAGAAGGAGGGCAAATGGTCAGCATTATTCTATTATTATTCAACAATCAATAGTTAAAATATGAAGGTCTGACCCTGGACGCTCAGAGGATTAATGAAATTATCAACAAACGCCGTGGTGTGACACCCGTACAGCTTTACGGCTTGCAAAATTCTTTGGGGTTTCAGAAGATTTTTGGATGAATCTGCAAATAAGATGGGATATATATAAGGCAAAACTTAATGAGGCAAAAGAATTAAAGACAATTAGATCTCTCAGAATGGATGAGTCATTTAGATTATCAAAAGAGTTGAAGCAGATTGGTAAACAATAAAGATTTGATTTCCCCTTCTCTCTTTCAATTAAGACGAGACATCCATCAAACGCCCTTCAACTTTTTATAGAACGATAGCCTCTACCCCTATGTTCAATTTCGTAAATCTTTATATGCTTTGCATCGTTATAGACCCAGTAAATTATACGATAATCTCCAACCCTAACTTTGCAAAGTCCGCGTAAATCATCGGGTAGAGATTTAAGGGGATGATGAATTACTTTGTCGGCATTTTCAGCAAGCCAATCAATCTTTTGGGCAATTCTTATTTGGACAGGTTTATCGAGATTTTTAAAAGAATCCTCAGCATCAGGTAAGAATGTTATTTTATACATAGTTCTTCTTTGAGGGCTTGCCATTCCTTGCCTTTTCCTTGAATATCCTCTTGTCTTGCCTTTCGCATTTTCTTTATAAATT containing:
- a CDS encoding multidrug efflux SMR transporter — translated: MSWVYLILAILLEVSGTTCMKLSQGFTKLLPSVLLFILYGFSFTSFSFALKKLDVSVAYAVWSGLGTTLITIVGITWFREPLNFLKIISIGLIILGVIGLRLSGGIQ
- a CDS encoding addiction module antitoxin, which produces MQKKLTITIDEEVYEGLHKTIGPRKISKFVEELVRPHVVRPNLELAYSQMSKDKKREAKALDWAETTFKDITHEKR
- a CDS encoding type II toxin-antitoxin system RelE/ParE family toxin, coding for MYKITFLPDAEDSFKNLDKPVQIRIAQKIDWLAENADKVIHHPLKSLPDDLRGLCKVRVGDYRIIYWVYNDAKHIKIYEIEHRGRGYRSIKS